The Bacillus sp. F19 DNA segment AAAGAAACTGCACAGCTTTTTACAGAGTATGGAAAGAAATTTGCCGAACATGGAATTCAGTTTTGTTATCATAATCATTCCTTTGAGTTTGAAGAAAAAATTGCAGATGAACTGCTTTTCGATCGTTTAATGAACGCAGCTTCTGAAAAATTTATGGGAATCGAACTTGATGTTTGCTGGGTTTATAATGCTGGATACGACCCATTAATTTACTTGAAAGAATACAACGGACGTATACCATTGCTTCATGTAAAGGATATTATTCATGCCGGTACGAAAGCGGCAGAGACAGTTGAACTTGGAAAAGGTGAAATGGATCTTATTCCTATTTTGGATGCTGCAGTTAAAAATAAAGTACAGTGGTTAATTGTTGAACAGGATGAATGCAGCAATCCGCCTTTAGAGTGTGTTGAGTCGAGCTTCAAGTGGTTGAAAAATACGATTGAACAATAAATCTAAACTCTATGGAGGAAAAAAATGAAAATCGGGTTAAGTTCTTATAGTTTATTTTCTGAAATCCAATCTGGTCAAATGACGATTTTTGATATTATCAACTGGATAGCTGAACATGGCGGGGAGCATATAGAAATTGTCCCTCTTGGGTATAGTCTAGTAGAAAACCCAAGTTTAGCAGAGGAAATTGTTCAAAGGGCGAAAGAGGCAGGAATTGAGATTTCCAACTATGCTATTGGTGCAAATTTTATTACGAATGACGAAGAGGCCTATCAAGCTGAAATTATGAGAGTCAAAAAAGAAGTAGACATTGCTCATCGGCTTGGTGTTACACTTATGCGCCATGATGTCGCATGGCGTTCTATACTTGAATCGTCAATTATGCAGTATGAAGAGGATTTGCCAAGACTTGTTCATGCTTGTCAAGAAGTCGCTGATTATGCAATTCAATACGGGATTACAACCAGTGTAGAAAATCATGGATTTTTTATACAAGCGAGTGATCGTGTTTTACGTCTTCTTGATCTAGTTAATCGGCCAAATTTTAAGACTACAATGGACATTGGAAATTTCATGTGTGTTGATGAAGACCCGATCGCTGCTGTGAAGAAAAATATATCGCATGCTTCTATGCTGCATATCAAGGATTTTTATTTGAGACCCTCAGATGAAAACCCTGGAGAAGGCTGGTTTCAAACAACTTCAGGAAATTATTTAAGAGGATCTATTGTTGGACATGGAGACATTCCAATTCGGAAGATTCTAAACATAGTCAAGGAATCCGGCTATGATGGCTATTTATCAATTGAGTTCGAAGGGATGGAAAATTCCAGGAAAGGTTCACAAATTAGCTTGGATAATGTTCGTCGTTTATGGAGCGAATTGTAAAACCTTTTACTAAGGGTTTGCTGATCTGGTAATACTAGTATGAAAATAAAGCGCATGATAAAATAATGGAATGAATCTCTTTTTTTAATAAGTAATGGAGGAAAAATTCTCCAATGGCTATTTTAACTTTGTCATATCCAAAAGGCAATGCTGAAAAAGGGAGGTGAATATAGAATTGAGTAATGAGAATATAAAAAAAGGTAATCCCTTAATCATGATACAAAGTGTCTACAAGTCATTAACTAAAGCAGAGCAAAAGGTGGCTGATGTAATTTTGGTGGATTCGAAAGAATCTATGTATTATTCAGTCACAGATTTAGCTGAGAAAGCGAATGTAGGTGAAACAACGGTAATTCGTTTTTGCAGAAAATTGGGATTTCGTGGTTATCAGGAGTTTAAGTTGGCAATT contains these protein-coding regions:
- a CDS encoding sugar phosphate isomerase/epimerase, which translates into the protein MKIGLQLYTLRDELSKDFISTLRKVADIGYQGVEFAGYGGLKPEELKDVLEQLNIKSLGSHVSVDRLKHALDEEININRFIGSEYVVCPGLPLEMRNSLDAIKETAQLFTEYGKKFAEHGIQFCYHNHSFEFEEKIADELLFDRLMNAASEKFMGIELDVCWVYNAGYDPLIYLKEYNGRIPLLHVKDIIHAGTKAAETVELGKGEMDLIPILDAAVKNKVQWLIVEQDECSNPPLECVESSFKWLKNTIEQ
- a CDS encoding sugar phosphate isomerase/epimerase, giving the protein MKIGLSSYSLFSEIQSGQMTIFDIINWIAEHGGEHIEIVPLGYSLVENPSLAEEIVQRAKEAGIEISNYAIGANFITNDEEAYQAEIMRVKKEVDIAHRLGVTLMRHDVAWRSILESSIMQYEEDLPRLVHACQEVADYAIQYGITTSVENHGFFIQASDRVLRLLDLVNRPNFKTTMDIGNFMCVDEDPIAAVKKNISHASMLHIKDFYLRPSDENPGEGWFQTTSGNYLRGSIVGHGDIPIRKILNIVKESGYDGYLSIEFEGMENSRKGSQISLDNVRRLWSEL